Proteins encoded together in one Chelonoidis abingdonii isolate Lonesome George chromosome 1, CheloAbing_2.0, whole genome shotgun sequence window:
- the COA5 gene encoding cytochrome c oxidase assembly factor 5, producing MPKYYEEKEEDGRACAGVREDLRQCLLETPCVIQEGKSPRQCLKEGHCKSLQVSFFECKRSMLDARARFRGRKGY from the exons ATGCCCAAATACtatgaggagaaggaggaggacgGGCGGGCCTGTGCAGGGGTGCGGGAGGACCTGAGACAGTGTCTGCTCGAGACCCCCTGCGTCATACAG GAAGGAAAAAGCCCCAGACAATGCTTGAAGGAAGGACACTGCAAAAGTTTGCAAGTTTCTTTTTTTGAGTGCAAAAGATCAATG CTGGATGCCAGAGCAAGATTCAGAGGAAGGAAGGGATACTGA
- the UNC50 gene encoding protein unc-50 homolog isoform X1 — protein sequence MEDLGSPHLRQRGILNPGFPEPGKMLPTTSVSSPNQGNGALNSRDAARHTAGAKRYKYLRRLLHFRQMDFEFALWQMLYLFTSPQRVYRNFHYRKQTKDQWARDDPAFLVLLSIWLCVSTIGFGFVLDMGFFQMIKLLLWVVFIDCVGVGLLIATLMWFISNKYLVKRQSRDYDVEWGYAFDVHLNAFYPLLVILHFIQLFFINYVISSTSFMGYFVGNTVWLIAIGYYIYVTFLGYSALPFLKNTVILLYPFALLILLYVLSLALGWNFTKTLCTFYEFRVK from the exons atggaagacctgggttctccCCACCTCAGGCAAAGGGGAATTTTGAATCCAGGGTTCCCAGAGCCTGG AAAAATGTTGCCGACCACTTCAGTTAGTTCCCCAAACCAGGGCAATGGTGCGTTAAACTCCAGGGATGCAGCAAGACATACAGCGGGTGCAAAACGCTACAAATATCTAAGGAGGCTCCTTCACTTCCGGCAGATGGACTTTGAGTTTGCTCTTTGGCAGATGCTCTACCTGTTCACTTCACCACAGAGAGTTTATAGAAACTTTCATTACCGAAAACAAACAAAGGACCAGTGGGCAAGAGATGATCCTGCTTTCTTGGTATTGCTGAGTATTTGGCTGTGTG tctctACTATAGGATTTGGATTTGTGCTGGACATGGGATTTTTTCAAATGATAAAGCTACTTCTTTGGGTTGTGTTTATAGACTGTGTAGGCGTTGGCCTTCTAATAGCAACTTTAATGTG gtttatttctaaTAAGTACTTGGTAAAGCGACAGAGCAGAGACTACGATGTGGAATGGGGATATGCCTTTGATGTTCATCTGAATGCTTTCTATCCACTTCTAGTCATTTTGCATTTTATCCAACTGTTTTTCATCAATT ATGTTATCTCGTCAACCTCCTTCATGGGATATTTTGTTGGGAATACAGTATGGCTCATTGCAATTGGTTATTATATCTACGTAACATTTCTTGGGTACAGTG CATTGCCGTTTTTGAAGAACACAGTTATCCTTTTGTATCCATTTGCACTCTTAATTCTGCTATATGTGCTCTCATTAGCACTGGGATGGAACTTCACCAAGACACTTTGTACTTTCTATGAATTCAGAGTGAAATAA
- the UNC50 gene encoding protein unc-50 homolog isoform X2, producing the protein MLPTTSVSSPNQGNGALNSRDAARHTAGAKRYKYLRRLLHFRQMDFEFALWQMLYLFTSPQRVYRNFHYRKQTKDQWARDDPAFLVLLSIWLCVSTIGFGFVLDMGFFQMIKLLLWVVFIDCVGVGLLIATLMWFISNKYLVKRQSRDYDVEWGYAFDVHLNAFYPLLVILHFIQLFFINYVISSTSFMGYFVGNTVWLIAIGYYIYVTFLGYSALPFLKNTVILLYPFALLILLYVLSLALGWNFTKTLCTFYEFRVK; encoded by the exons ATGTTGCCGACCACTTCAGTTAGTTCCCCAAACCAGGGCAATGGTGCGTTAAACTCCAGGGATGCAGCAAGACATACAGCGGGTGCAAAACGCTACAAATATCTAAGGAGGCTCCTTCACTTCCGGCAGATGGACTTTGAGTTTGCTCTTTGGCAGATGCTCTACCTGTTCACTTCACCACAGAGAGTTTATAGAAACTTTCATTACCGAAAACAAACAAAGGACCAGTGGGCAAGAGATGATCCTGCTTTCTTGGTATTGCTGAGTATTTGGCTGTGTG tctctACTATAGGATTTGGATTTGTGCTGGACATGGGATTTTTTCAAATGATAAAGCTACTTCTTTGGGTTGTGTTTATAGACTGTGTAGGCGTTGGCCTTCTAATAGCAACTTTAATGTG gtttatttctaaTAAGTACTTGGTAAAGCGACAGAGCAGAGACTACGATGTGGAATGGGGATATGCCTTTGATGTTCATCTGAATGCTTTCTATCCACTTCTAGTCATTTTGCATTTTATCCAACTGTTTTTCATCAATT ATGTTATCTCGTCAACCTCCTTCATGGGATATTTTGTTGGGAATACAGTATGGCTCATTGCAATTGGTTATTATATCTACGTAACATTTCTTGGGTACAGTG CATTGCCGTTTTTGAAGAACACAGTTATCCTTTTGTATCCATTTGCACTCTTAATTCTGCTATATGTGCTCTCATTAGCACTGGGATGGAACTTCACCAAGACACTTTGTACTTTCTATGAATTCAGAGTGAAATAA